Proteins encoded by one window of Cylindrospermum stagnale PCC 7417:
- a CDS encoding sulfonate ABC transporter substrate-binding protein — MLTNNIRTKRTVISKVALLAMSGLMLLSTTLISCTSTSPKAETAPSKSLSFNTKVVRMGYQSSGDIVRVSKVLEKRLEPLGVKIEWAQFAQGPQLMEAMNVGKIDLGSVGETPPIFAQASGASIVYIAGRRLTRTSGTGSAIVVPKGSPIKTLADIKGQKVVFQKGSASHYFILKALEEVGLKYSDIQVLSMPNVEARGAFIQGNIPVWVTSDPHLALVEKIHGARVLRDGKNIGTPGGYYVATREFTKDNPELVKIILEEINKNAEWAEANRKDVAKLLSPILKIDLPIQEIITSRANYRLKGITPELMKDQQRIADIFYSEKILPKKINIQEALLKPEEYTALTPPTLISEK; from the coding sequence GTGTTGACCAATAACATCAGAACCAAGCGAACAGTAATTAGCAAAGTAGCCTTACTCGCAATGTCTGGGTTAATGCTGCTATCCACTACCTTAATTAGTTGTACTTCCACCAGTCCCAAAGCAGAAACAGCACCATCGAAATCTCTAAGCTTTAACACAAAAGTAGTCCGCATGGGCTATCAAAGCTCCGGCGATATAGTTAGGGTATCGAAAGTTTTAGAAAAACGTCTAGAACCTTTGGGGGTAAAAATAGAGTGGGCGCAATTTGCCCAAGGTCCACAACTCATGGAAGCCATGAATGTCGGCAAAATTGATCTGGGATCTGTTGGGGAAACTCCTCCCATATTTGCCCAAGCTTCTGGTGCATCTATCGTCTATATTGCTGGTAGGCGGCTTACTCGGACTTCTGGTACAGGGAGTGCTATTGTTGTGCCTAAGGGTTCTCCTATTAAAACTCTAGCTGATATCAAAGGTCAAAAAGTTGTCTTTCAAAAAGGTTCTGCTTCTCACTATTTTATTCTCAAAGCCTTAGAAGAAGTGGGTTTAAAATATAGTGATATTCAAGTTCTAAGTATGCCCAATGTCGAAGCCCGTGGTGCATTTATTCAGGGAAATATTCCTGTTTGGGTAACTAGCGATCCGCATTTAGCTTTGGTGGAAAAAATCCACGGTGCGCGTGTGCTGCGAGATGGCAAAAATATTGGGACTCCAGGGGGATATTATGTGGCTACACGGGAGTTTACTAAGGACAATCCCGAATTAGTCAAGATTATCCTTGAAGAAATTAATAAAAATGCTGAATGGGCAGAAGCAAACCGCAAAGATGTTGCCAAGCTATTATCACCAATACTCAAAATTGATTTGCCTATTCAGGAGATAATCACTAGCCGGGCAAATTATCGCTTGAAAGGAATCACCCCAGAATTAATGAAAGATCAACAGCGGATAGCTGATATATTTTATAGCGAAAAAATTCTGCCCAAAAAGATTAACATCCAAGAAGCGCTGCTAAAACCTGAAGAATATACAGCGCTGACTCCGCCAACATTAATTAGTGAAAAATAG
- a CDS encoding TauD/TfdA dioxygenase family protein — MPTLTLTEFKIAATGGALGAVVTGLDVSKPVKPEVILQLKQALRDRHILIFKEQKLDDEQLLNFAFYFGDLYVPPNDVPVLASQPGVTPVVIPISNVDGGYTGTGELAFHSDHHWTPKPSSGSLLYALEVPAVGGDTSWLNLNLAYETLDESTKARIADLQLITYNPFLRDRDTPSSKYRLDRNIPLISPVYPHPLVRTHPESGKKILYLGYSTEVEVVGLEPEAGAELIEQLRQHLNQPQFYYQHKWSVGDIVYWDNQATLHYRQAFDPNERRVMRRVSLAGSRPF; from the coding sequence ATGCCTACTTTGACTTTGACAGAATTTAAAATCGCTGCTACTGGTGGTGCATTGGGCGCTGTGGTGACTGGTTTGGATGTGAGCAAACCTGTGAAGCCTGAGGTGATTTTGCAGTTAAAGCAAGCTTTGCGCGATCGCCATATTTTAATTTTCAAAGAGCAGAAGCTAGATGATGAGCAACTTCTAAACTTTGCGTTTTACTTTGGTGACCTTTATGTACCACCAAACGATGTTCCTGTTTTGGCTTCCCAACCAGGTGTAACTCCGGTGGTGATTCCCATCTCCAATGTTGATGGAGGCTATACCGGTACTGGAGAGTTGGCTTTCCATTCTGATCACCATTGGACTCCCAAACCTTCTAGTGGTTCGCTGCTTTATGCTTTGGAAGTACCGGCTGTTGGTGGAGATACCTCTTGGTTAAATCTCAATTTAGCTTATGAAACTTTAGACGAGTCAACCAAGGCGCGGATTGCAGACTTGCAGTTGATTACCTACAATCCATTTTTGCGCGATCGCGACACACCGTCCTCTAAATACCGTTTGGATCGCAATATTCCCCTGATCAGCCCTGTATATCCCCATCCACTGGTTCGCACACATCCTGAAAGTGGTAAAAAGATTCTCTATTTGGGCTATTCCACAGAAGTTGAAGTTGTCGGCTTAGAACCAGAAGCAGGTGCAGAACTGATCGAGCAGTTGCGCCAACACCTAAATCAGCCCCAATTTTACTACCAACACAAATGGTCTGTAGGTGACATTGTCTACTGGGATAATCAAGCCACCTTGCATTATCGTCAAGCATTTGATCCCAACGAACGCCGGGTAATGAGACGAGTTAGTTTAGCTGGTAGCCGTCCCTTTTAA
- a CDS encoding aliphatic sulfonate ABC transporter substrate-binding protein, translating into MLGLKVKLESGNRQRTTRRSLLFTLGYCLALSTTISSCSQSQRSSEQSATSPNSSQEPTKKQVVRIVRSKQLTALAVLEKQGTLDKRLASLGFKVQWPEFAAGPQQLEALNANGLDIASTAESPPVFSQAAGAPLVYLATTAPNGKAISLLVPVNSPIKSVAELKGKKVAFQKASIGHYLLVKALEGAGLKLTDVESVFLAPPDANVAFSQGKVDAWFIWDPFVTRSEQKKVGRVLVDGEKLRDTANFYSTSRQFYQAHPEVIKAFLEELQKAELWAKDHPQEMAQLLAPVTQLDVPTLEIMHQKYEYGLRPITQQVITKQQEVADKWYSLGQIPKKVNVRDGFLTSEEYAKITPAEVLAQK; encoded by the coding sequence ATGCTAGGTTTGAAAGTGAAATTAGAATCTGGGAATCGCCAGCGAACAACTCGTCGTTCCTTATTATTCACCCTTGGTTACTGTTTAGCACTATCAACTACCATATCGAGTTGCAGTCAATCTCAGAGAAGCAGTGAGCAGTCGGCAACTTCACCTAATAGTAGTCAGGAGCCAACGAAGAAGCAGGTGGTGCGAATTGTGCGCTCCAAACAACTAACTGCTCTAGCAGTTCTTGAAAAGCAGGGCACCTTAGATAAAAGATTGGCATCTTTGGGTTTTAAGGTACAGTGGCCTGAGTTTGCTGCTGGACCACAACAGCTAGAAGCCCTGAATGCGAACGGACTTGACATTGCATCCACTGCGGAATCGCCTCCCGTTTTTTCCCAAGCAGCAGGAGCGCCACTTGTCTACCTAGCTACTACAGCCCCTAATGGTAAAGCTATCTCTCTTTTAGTTCCGGTGAACTCTCCTATTAAAAGTGTTGCTGAGTTGAAGGGCAAAAAGGTGGCTTTCCAAAAAGCATCGATTGGTCACTATCTGTTAGTAAAAGCATTGGAAGGAGCAGGTTTAAAACTGACCGATGTAGAGTCAGTTTTCTTAGCACCGCCAGATGCCAATGTAGCGTTCAGTCAAGGTAAGGTGGATGCTTGGTTTATTTGGGACCCATTTGTTACAAGATCTGAACAAAAGAAAGTCGGTCGTGTTTTGGTAGATGGGGAAAAATTGCGGGATACTGCCAATTTTTACTCAACCTCACGCCAGTTTTATCAGGCACATCCTGAAGTAATCAAAGCATTTTTAGAGGAACTACAAAAAGCAGAACTTTGGGCTAAGGATCATCCCCAAGAAATGGCACAACTGCTTGCGCCTGTAACTCAGCTAGATGTGCCGACGCTAGAAATCATGCATCAGAAGTATGAGTATGGGCTGCGACCGATTACTCAGCAAGTCATTACCAAGCAACAAGAGGTTGCAGATAAATGGTACAGCCTCGGACAGATACCGAAGAAGGTGAATGTTAGAGATGGGTTTTTAACATCTGAAGAGTATGCCAAGATTACTCCCGCTGAGGTGTTAGCTCAAAAATAG
- a CDS encoding class I SAM-dependent methyltransferase, with the protein MKTLPTYDPTLFEGAAEDYARYRAKYPPALFAKLAEIFHFNNQGRLLDLGCGPGLMTIPLQSQFQEVVAVDPDPEMLKIAKQQASSVGANNITWLEQGAELINSSLGVFQLVTIGRAFHWMDRELVLERIYQLLSEDGGLVLIGTNENPWGSPLPWKQAAIEVVKKWLGEQRRTGQRGQGLWNIPDPPHEVVIAKSAFARQEVYEVPFEQHWTVSSYLGYLYTTAFALKIFFGDDAEAFEKDLKETLLGVEPSGYFTEEIKASIRVAWKH; encoded by the coding sequence ATGAAAACACTTCCTACCTATGACCCAACATTATTTGAGGGTGCAGCTGAAGACTACGCTCGATATCGAGCCAAATACCCACCTGCCTTATTTGCTAAACTAGCTGAAATATTCCATTTCAATAATCAAGGAAGACTCCTAGACTTGGGTTGCGGCCCAGGACTGATGACAATTCCTCTACAAAGCCAATTTCAAGAAGTGGTTGCTGTCGATCCCGATCCAGAAATGCTGAAGATCGCTAAACAACAAGCTTCATCTGTAGGGGCAAATAATATTACCTGGCTAGAGCAAGGGGCAGAACTGATTAACTCTAGTTTAGGGGTATTTCAGCTAGTCACCATTGGCAGAGCTTTCCATTGGATGGATCGAGAACTCGTACTGGAGCGCATTTATCAATTGCTCTCTGAAGACGGGGGACTGGTATTGATCGGCACTAACGAAAACCCTTGGGGAAGCCCTCTCCCTTGGAAACAAGCCGCCATCGAAGTTGTGAAGAAATGGTTAGGTGAGCAACGGCGGACTGGACAACGAGGACAAGGCCTTTGGAATATTCCCGATCCTCCCCATGAAGTTGTAATTGCCAAGTCGGCTTTTGCACGTCAAGAAGTCTATGAAGTACCCTTTGAGCAACATTGGACAGTGTCCAGCTATCTTGGCTATTTGTACACAACTGCCTTTGCGCTCAAGATTTTCTTTGGTGATGATGCTGAAGCATTTGAAAAAGATCTCAAGGAAACATTGCTGGGTGTTGAGCCTTCTGGATATTTCACAGAAGAAATTAAAGCTTCAATTAGAGTTGCTTGGAAGCATTAG
- a CDS encoding iron uptake porin, with protein MNKQPMPQVLWNYLLVIPAFFSGFLVLSTIANADEVESKVHEIAPTTIAQEIQPELSQGADPLIPTVTVANDDLAQVTSVSQLSDVKPSDWAFQALQSLVERYGVITGYPNGTFQGDRSLTRYEFAAGLNAALDRLNELIGSSTGELVKREDLATVQKLQEQFAAELVTLRGRVNALDAQTETLQQQQFSTTTKLTGTVQFVLGGVLAGNNVVTKQPAPRTITFADQTRLVLNTSFTGKDQLRLTLSGGNINSLGGVPNPKGNFSNSLSTSNPTGGIFGTFDGRTADNASPSFAPNQIITGGIRYRFPLTNDTQLNIFAQSDGANEIGLSGPTNPFEGSASNGISRFSRRNMVYNYGDTGPGIAILQQLGPQFQLGLSYSAPNGSDPRPNNGLFTGRYVAFGQLTYFSPKKNFRLGLSYANTYSPAGTLGQGGTNFGPAAGSNLANSTISTNLQNSANGIVDKGTVGNLYGIGALYRFNPKLTINSFVGYSSHRYLQQGDGDVWNWGVGLTFPDLGKKGSLGGLFVGMAPKLTALSKNVDLGAGRGQADKDTSLHVEGWYQYKLTDNIEVTPGFIWVTAPNSDASNPDSLVGWFRTTFRF; from the coding sequence ATGAACAAACAACCTATGCCTCAAGTATTGTGGAATTATTTGCTAGTGATTCCAGCTTTTTTTAGTGGATTCTTGGTGTTGTCAACAATTGCGAATGCAGATGAAGTCGAATCTAAGGTTCATGAGATTGCGCCGACTACTATTGCTCAAGAGATTCAGCCTGAATTAAGTCAAGGAGCAGATCCCTTGATTCCCACCGTCACAGTTGCTAATGATGACTTAGCGCAAGTCACATCCGTCTCGCAACTGTCTGATGTTAAGCCTTCAGATTGGGCATTTCAAGCACTACAGTCTCTGGTTGAGCGCTACGGCGTGATTACGGGATATCCAAATGGCACATTTCAAGGTGATCGTTCTCTGACTCGTTATGAATTTGCTGCTGGCTTAAATGCAGCGCTTGATCGCCTCAACGAACTGATTGGTAGTTCGACTGGAGAATTGGTCAAACGGGAAGACTTGGCGACTGTGCAAAAGCTACAAGAACAGTTTGCAGCAGAACTGGTAACATTGCGCGGCCGAGTGAATGCGTTGGATGCACAGACAGAAACCCTTCAACAACAACAATTTTCCACCACAACCAAACTCACTGGTACAGTTCAGTTCGTGCTTGGAGGCGTTCTAGCTGGTAATAACGTGGTCACCAAGCAACCTGCACCCCGCACCATCACGTTTGCAGACCAGACTCGCCTAGTATTAAACACCAGTTTTACTGGTAAAGATCAACTACGGTTAACGCTTTCAGGTGGAAATATTAACTCCCTAGGTGGAGTACCCAATCCTAAAGGGAACTTCTCAAATTCCCTGAGTACGAGTAATCCAACTGGTGGAATTTTTGGCACCTTTGACGGGAGAACTGCCGATAATGCCAGTCCTAGTTTTGCGCCCAATCAGATTATTACTGGTGGAATCCGTTATCGATTTCCACTGACTAACGATACCCAATTAAACATTTTTGCCCAGTCGGATGGAGCCAATGAGATCGGCTTAAGTGGCCCGACAAACCCATTTGAAGGGTCTGCTTCAAATGGGATTTCACGATTTTCACGGCGGAATATGGTTTATAACTATGGAGATACAGGCCCCGGAATTGCCATACTCCAGCAACTTGGCCCACAGTTTCAATTAGGGTTATCATACAGTGCGCCTAATGGTAGCGATCCTAGACCTAATAATGGTTTATTTACAGGCAGATATGTAGCCTTCGGACAGCTAACATACTTTAGTCCCAAGAAGAATTTTCGGCTTGGTTTAAGTTACGCTAACACCTACAGCCCAGCGGGTACCTTGGGTCAAGGTGGAACAAACTTTGGGCCAGCCGCTGGGAGTAACCTGGCCAACAGCACCATATCAACTAACCTGCAAAATTCAGCGAATGGCATTGTCGATAAAGGAACAGTGGGAAATCTTTATGGAATTGGCGCACTATATAGATTCAATCCGAAGTTGACAATCAATAGTTTTGTAGGTTATTCATCACATCGGTATTTGCAGCAGGGAGATGGTGATGTCTGGAACTGGGGAGTAGGACTAACATTTCCCGATTTGGGGAAAAAAGGTAGTTTAGGCGGTCTTTTTGTGGGTATGGCGCCAAAACTCACTGCACTCAGTAAGAATGTGGATTTGGGAGCGGGTCGGGGTCAAGCAGACAAAGATACCTCCCTGCACGTTGAAGGATGGTATCAATATAAACTTACTGACAACATTGAAGTTACGCCTGGGTTTATTTGGGTGACGGCACCAAACTCTGATGCTAGCAATCCTGATAGTTTAGTTGGTTGGTTTCGCACCACATTCAGGTTTTAA
- a CDS encoding zinc-dependent alcohol dehydrogenase family protein codes for MKAYELQSNAGIEALTLVDRPEPKPAASQVLIRVHAVSLNYRDLLVAEGAYGSGLTYPLIPTSDGAGEVVAVGEGVTRVKVGDSVAGIFFQDWIYGSLTREKMPSDLGGGIDGMLSEYVILHQDGLVILPDHLSYTEGATLPCAAVTAWHALVTKGNIRAGESVLLLGTGGVSIFALQFAKIHHARVIITSSSDEKLARAQQLGADEIINYKTNADWQKQVDQLTNRIGVNHVVEVGGVGTLPKSLQAVQVGGRISLIGVLSGRGNEIDPTPIIFKSLVVQGIYVGSREMFETMNQSITQHQLQPIIDKVFPFTAAREAYDHLKSAAHFGKVVIQVI; via the coding sequence ATGAAAGCTTACGAACTTCAAAGCAATGCGGGGATTGAAGCCCTCACATTAGTTGACCGCCCTGAACCGAAACCCGCAGCCAGTCAAGTCCTGATCAGAGTCCACGCCGTATCCCTCAATTACCGTGATCTCTTGGTTGCTGAGGGCGCCTATGGTTCTGGTCTAACATATCCACTAATTCCCACCTCTGACGGTGCGGGGGAAGTTGTGGCGGTTGGGGAAGGTGTCACACGAGTCAAGGTAGGCGATAGCGTGGCGGGTATTTTCTTCCAAGACTGGATTTATGGCTCTTTGACTAGAGAAAAAATGCCATCCGATTTGGGAGGTGGTATTGATGGCATGCTCTCTGAGTACGTCATCTTACACCAAGACGGCTTAGTGATATTACCCGACCATCTATCCTATACTGAAGGCGCAACTTTGCCCTGTGCCGCCGTCACCGCTTGGCATGCCTTGGTGACTAAAGGAAATATTAGAGCTGGTGAAAGCGTCTTATTACTCGGTACAGGAGGCGTTTCGATTTTTGCCCTCCAATTTGCCAAAATCCATCATGCCAGAGTAATTATCACTTCTAGCAGTGATGAGAAATTAGCACGCGCTCAACAGCTTGGCGCTGACGAAATCATCAACTACAAAACAAACGCTGATTGGCAAAAGCAAGTTGATCAACTAACCAATCGCATTGGCGTAAACCATGTGGTTGAAGTAGGCGGTGTCGGCACTCTACCAAAATCCCTCCAAGCAGTCCAGGTTGGGGGACGTATTAGTTTGATTGGCGTCCTTTCAGGCAGAGGCAATGAGATAGATCCCACACCCATAATTTTCAAGAGTTTAGTCGTTCAGGGAATTTATGTCGGTAGTCGGGAAATGTTTGAGACGATGAATCAGTCTATTACTCAACATCAACTTCAACCTATTATTGATAAAGTTTTTCCTTTTACGGCAGCACGAGAAGCATACGATCACCTCAAAAGCGCGGCTCACTTTGGCAAAGTTGTGATTCAGGTAATTTGA
- a CDS encoding ATP-binding protein, producing the protein MNWDLSTPLQLFGRSAEFQRLVEVLSQDGDLLITGVPGSGRRTLVRGAAKEVSAIALEIDCIRATDGGRFVQLLAEAISQNWETALIQGWVAENAPEFFGFHPQGKLKLLRVLNEKQLWQAFEILLNLPQLMAASTNQRVALILQSFPHIRSWDRHGLWEATLRREVKAQTHVSYILIATIAETSNHGNETDYPLETIQLAPLAKDVLAVWAREMLQTQGLKFDSRSQALQLFLNAVQGHIGDAMSLIRRLPTLPRPDELITEKEVHLAIEGLLKDLSITFESLLMLLPANQVHLLECLAVDPTEKPQSKEYIQKHGLSRGGSIQGALTGLQHKGLIYSADQGYRLALPLLALWLRQRLK; encoded by the coding sequence ATGAACTGGGATTTGTCTACTCCTTTGCAATTATTTGGGCGATCGGCAGAATTCCAGCGCCTTGTGGAAGTACTGTCGCAGGATGGCGATTTGCTGATTACTGGAGTGCCTGGTAGTGGAAGGCGTACCTTGGTACGGGGAGCAGCAAAGGAAGTGAGTGCGATCGCATTGGAGATAGACTGCATCCGCGCTACAGATGGGGGCCGATTTGTGCAATTACTGGCGGAGGCGATTAGCCAAAACTGGGAAACAGCACTAATTCAAGGCTGGGTTGCTGAAAATGCGCCAGAGTTTTTTGGCTTTCATCCACAAGGCAAACTGAAATTATTGCGAGTACTCAACGAAAAGCAGCTATGGCAAGCATTTGAAATCTTGCTCAACTTGCCACAGTTGATGGCTGCTAGCACAAATCAGCGAGTCGCCCTGATTTTGCAGAGTTTTCCTCACATTCGCTCATGGGATCGCCACGGTTTATGGGAAGCAACTTTGAGGCGAGAAGTCAAGGCGCAAACTCATGTCAGTTACATTTTGATCGCCACCATCGCTGAAACAAGTAATCATGGAAATGAAACTGACTATCCTTTAGAAACTATACAGTTAGCTCCCTTAGCTAAGGATGTTTTGGCAGTCTGGGCAAGGGAGATGTTGCAGACACAGGGACTAAAATTTGATTCCCGCTCACAAGCACTGCAACTATTTTTAAATGCTGTACAAGGACACATTGGCGATGCTATGTCATTAATTCGTCGGCTGCCAACTTTACCCCGTCCTGATGAGTTAATTACTGAAAAAGAAGTACATCTTGCAATTGAGGGACTGCTCAAAGACTTATCCATCACCTTTGAGTCCTTACTGATGTTACTCCCAGCAAATCAGGTACACTTGCTGGAATGTTTAGCTGTTGATCCCACAGAGAAGCCACAAAGTAAAGAATATATTCAAAAACATGGTCTTTCCCGTGGTGGAAGTATTCAGGGTGCTTTAACTGGGTTACAGCACAAAGGTTTAATTTACAGTGCAGACCAAGGTTATCGACTAGCGTTGCCTTTATTAGCTTTATGGTTGCGCCAGCGGTTGAAATAA
- a CDS encoding pentapeptide repeat-containing protein, translated as MNTQELLSRYAAGERDFSNVNLIQVCLTNANLIGVHLDGAHLIGADLRGVDLTNAHLSQAKLNQATLADAKMIEVCLISAELVGADLSGADLKGANLSGADLSGVKLGGANLKGADLGKTDLTGADLRGAELSGANLKGAKLGGADMDGAYLDNADLSGADILGANIRGAGLTGTTMPDGTVHD; from the coding sequence ATGAATACCCAAGAACTTTTAAGCCGATACGCAGCAGGAGAACGAGACTTTAGTAACGTCAACCTGATTCAGGTGTGCCTGACGAATGCAAATTTGATTGGGGTACACCTTGATGGAGCGCACTTGATTGGAGCAGACCTCAGGGGAGTTGATCTAACTAATGCACATCTTAGTCAGGCAAAATTGAATCAGGCCACCCTTGCTGATGCAAAAATGATTGAAGTGTGCCTGATTAGCGCAGAATTGGTTGGTGCAGACTTGAGTGGGGCAGACTTGAAGGGTGCAAATTTAAGTGGAGCAGACCTAAGCGGTGTGAAGCTCGGTGGAGCCAACTTAAAAGGGGCAGACTTAGGTAAGACAGACCTTACAGGAGCAGATCTCAGGGGAGCAGAGCTAAGTGGAGCCAACTTGAAGGGGGCCAAATTAGGTGGAGCAGATATGGATGGAGCATATCTAGATAACGCAGATCTGAGTGGAGCAGATATTCTTGGGGCAAATATCAGGGGAGCAGGGTTAACTGGAACAACAATGCCCGACGGAACAGTTCACGACTAA